ACTATGACAGTTTAAGAGAGTGATAACCACACAGGTTTTCACAAGAAGTAAACACTTCAGTTTGAAGAGTCAAATTAACCTCTCTCGCCACAGATACTACCAGatatgttgagtttctccagcactttctgcttttaatTCAGCTTTCTAACATCCATAGTTGTTTATTTTGATACCCTTTATCTAATTGTGTGCCATTAAGATCATGTTAAATGTAGATGTTGAATAGATCTTTCAGCTCAGCACAGGGTATCCACGAGGCTCTGCAGACCTTCAGGAGTAGAACTGTATTTAAACTCATGTCTTGGCACATTCATCACtctatcattaccatcaagccaagaaGTCAACCCTGGTACAAAAAAAAAGTGCAGAAGAACATGCCTGGAGCAGCATCAGCATGCATAAAAAATGCAAATGTCAAATATAACACAGGACTGCTTACATGTTCACCAGCAGaagcagcaaatgatagacaAGAGCAAAGGAATCCCATGACAAACAGATACAAACCAAGTTCTCGTCTTGCCATGTCCAGTCACAAATATAGTGTTCAATTAACCAGAGGCAGCAGACTATCTCCACCCTGAGGTAATGGAGAAGCTCAGCAAAAGACAAGTCtgaaacatttacagcattttcaTTATAAAAAAAATGGAATGGTTGATCCATCTGCTTCTTAACAACGTTCCCAACCTCACAAATAGCAGTATTCAGACATTCAAATTCATTCCACATGGTATCAATAAATAGTTGATATACTGGATACCCCAAATGCTACGTGCTCTGACATCCTGGCAATAGCACTAAAGAATTGTGCTCCAAATCATGTTTACTTAAGAATTCAGCATGCAAACTGGCATATATGTGACAAAAATGGAAAATTGACCAGGAATGCCCTATTCTCAAAATGCAGAACAAATTCAATTTAGCCAATTATTGTTGAATGGAGATGGCTCCAAAGTTCTGggaaggtgtcattgacagtgctatcaagctgCAGTTACATAGTAATAAACAAAACACTGATCCTCTATCCAGGTTCTGCCACACAGGCATTCAACAGGcttgacttcattacagccttagttcaaaaCAGGGACAAAGGATATGGGGAATTGAGAAGGAATTGAAGCTGAAAGCAAAAGATCAGCTATAATTATAATGAATAACAAAGCAGGCTCAAATGGTTGTatagtctactcctgttcctatttatgtTTTTATTGTGAAATGATTTGATACAATAGATGGAAAATGCTTCCACTTtttggggtgaccagaactggatgctaTAAATGGACGCCACTAAAATTCAATTAATAACTAGGAGAACCTTCTGTACTAGACACATGATGGGAAGACAAAGTGTGCCACTGAAAGGAACAGTTGTACTAAATTCAGAAAGACACCTAAAAGGGAAAGCTAGGCAAAGCACACTAAGAGGAAAGAAATACAAGAATAGACCGATGGGGTCAGAATAACAAGGAGATGATGTTTGAGGGGAACAAAATCATTACAGAGacaaatgggccaaatggtcagtTTCCTTCAATATGGCAAGCAACTAAAATTTCTTGAAAGACAGCACAACAGAGAACCTTTGTAAACTGACATTTGGACAATGAATAAGAATAATCTAGGTGGTGTGCTGCATCTTTTCCAAGGTACTAACGTGGACGACTCAAGATACTGAAATACAATTCCTCAATTGTAATTGGTGCAATCCACACATGCAAAATGAAGGAATTAGAACACATTTTTCTTTGGAGTGGTTCTGATTTGTGAAAGCATAACTTTAAATAATTCTGAAATCAAAGCTAAATAAATTTGAAATTAGAATTTCCTTGCAGAGATGATTTGAAGCATTTATGCAATAGAACAAAGTTGAATTAACATTCAGATGGAGTTAAGGAACTATCTTTTTATCAAAAGGATGGTACAGCTTACTTAGTCACTTCTTAAAAGTGCCTTATCTAAATTGTACAATCAATTATACTTGCtcacaaaacaaaagcaaaaaggTCAGAAAGAGGTAGTTCCTTCGCATACTTGCTTAAGTTTTTTCCTTTTGTCTTTAATAGACATCTTTTTATCTTCTACAATATTTTCCAGCAACTCAGCTATGGCAATCTGAGATACAGAAACCTTTTGCTCTTCAAATTCTTTGGTGCTTATCTGTTTACAGAATGTATACATTGGGACCTCAGCATTCATGTTTGTGCATGGATATGTAATCTGAAAAATAAAGTACAAAATTAATACACAGTACTCAAAATGCTGGAAGTACAATAGATTAAGATTCATATCATTACTGTGTTGCATAAAGTTAAGGCATTTTCTAGCACATCCTTACAAAATAATTACCAACAGACATATGTATACCTGGACTTTTTGGAGATGACGGATGTGGTTGTCAACTGCATTCTGCAAATAAGGTGGTACCTGCAGAATTTCTTGATGGTGGTCCAATATAAAGGAAACAAGTCTTGTGCCTAGTAATTCATCAAGGTCAGCTTCGTTTTCGCAACGTAGTATACAACGTGAAAAGGTCTGAACCACCTATTTAGCAAACCAAGATTTGCAGTCAAAGAATAGCGAGTCAATTCTTATCtttaagactataagacataagagcagaaattaggccattcagcccatggagtctgctccgctattcaatcatggctgataagtttctcaaccccattctcccactttttccatgtaacccttgatactcaagagccTATCTATTGCAGTCTTAGATATACTCAAATGACCGAGCTCCCACAGCCTTttgaggcagtgaattccataggttcagcaatgtctggctgaagaagtttatcTCAATTCTAAAAGGTGTTCCCTTTACTCAAAGGCTGTGCATTCAggtcctagtctttcctaccaatggaaacatagACTCTGTCAAGGCCATTCAGTATTGTGTATGTTTTAATTAGGtctccctcatctttctaaactccattgaatatagacccagagtccttaaaCATTCCTTATAAaacgttaagcttttcattcatgGGACCATTCTCATCAACCTCCTCCAGAGCCAATACATCTTTCCTGTGATATGGGGCCCAAACATGTGCAAAacgttccaaatgtggtctgaccacagCCTTAAAGAGCCTCAAAAATACATCCCTGCTcatcaagtcctctcaaaataaatgccatcattacaTTTGTCTTCCTAAAGACTGACTCAACCAGAGAGTTtcccttgagagaatcctgggctagctctcccaagtctctctgcaattaagacttctgaattttctccccatttagaaaatagccaaTGCCCCTTTTTCCTATcaaagtacatgacctcacactttctcacattgtactccatctgacccttctttgcccattctcctaacctgtccaaatccttctgcagcctcccagcctcttcaatgctacctgtccctctacctatctttgcattatctgcaaacttggtcAGAacgtcctcagttccttcatctagattgctAATGCATAGTGTAAAAGTTGTGGCCCCATCatagagtcttgtggaacaccacttgtcactggctgccatcctgagaaagaccttTTTatccccagtctctgctgtctgccagacagccaagtttctatCCATGTGAACACCTTGCCtttgacaccatgggcccttatcttactcgtTTTCTCCTTTTTGTTTCAGTGTTTTTCCCTGAAGACAAACTTATTATAGTGTCAGGTCACCTGTTTAATCATTGAaatgaccttttttttaaagcaacAGTGGTTCTCATTGTATTTCTCATTATGTTCTCATCAGGTTATTTAACTCAAGACATTGGTAGTCATAGGGGAAGTACTACATTTAGATCTGGTATGTCCACACCATGAATAGTCACAAACACAAGTTCTGGCTGATTTACTGTTCACATGCAGACTGTAAACAATTGTCCCATTCTTAGCTGTGCCAATGCCCATTCGTATCAAAAGATTCCTAAAAAATATAGAAGGATGGGACAAACAAAATTGAGGTGGCAAATGGGAAAGACACTTTCACTTATGGGTGAATCATGAATTGAAATTTATTCTAGAAAGAAAAAGGAGATTTTAGAATAACTTTGACAAGGGTTATTTCAATATGAATTTTAATCATCTATTGAAACTGAAAAAAAGTGGGATTTCTAAGCTCTCTTGAAATGGAGTAAAAATTATTACAAGTGAATAATAAATGGAGTGAGTGAAACTTTTAGTAGTTTGAAAACACTCAAGCTCTTCTTTCAAATCCCTTTAGCTAACACCCTTAAACACCAGCCCCTTTTCCTTCTGTTTATTTATGTATAGTCCCCTTTTCCAACTTCCCATAATCACCAGGTAGACACTGGTTTGTGTACTATCACAAGGAAAAGTCTGCCTTATCAGAAAGGCAGACTCTAAAGCAATGTTCCATTTGCACAAAAGCTCATTGGGCTTCATAGAACAGCTTCACCTTTGAATGCCACATGTGTTGATTTAGTGATTATACTGATTTGTGACAACATATTCACTGCTTGTCCTTTCCAAAAACCTTCCAGCAAGCTGTCTCAGTGCCCCACTGGCCCCTGTATAACCAGACCATCATTGAAAGCTGGTTGTGATTCACTGCAACCAGCAGGACCTCAGGCTGTGCTACATCCTCCTCATTAAGTCACCATTTGGCCCTAATTTGAAAAAATCAGAATTTATATGGATACAGCATGGCATATTATACCAAGTCAATAGAATGATCATTGCCACATACCAACATTCTTGTTCCCATGGCTTCATGAAGTTGTGGcatatcaacattctgactgatGCGAGATATCATGCGCATAAGTAGTTGCAGTTTTCTACGATTAGGTGGAGGCAAGAAGAGACAACAGATCTGAAGGGCTTCTATGGCAATCCGCTCCAGCTGAGGTTGTAGCAGACCTATCATAAGGGCATTAAATCAGGTTTGACTACATTTTTTTCTGATCTTCATTTAATGCATAAACCATAAAATgcatactttttaaaaatgcGCAGCTAACTTGTTCCaaagtaaaaacagagtgcacaGGCTCAAAgttagatttaaaaaaaaactagagaAGACAGTTTTTAACAATAATTGACACTGAGGATTATTAAATTCTTAATCTGGAAGCATCAAATCTCCTTCTATCCAGCCAATATACAGCAACAATTTGAGGGTTGTAGTTATTACAAAACCACTATCAATAATACTAGACTCAATCTTTATAACCCAATTATTTTATAAAAATACAGCAGCACCTGTTGCTCAAATTTTCTGTTTATATCCAGTGAAATACTTCCATTACATTTTACAAATTTAGCTACGTTTAACTTATTTTTTCCaaatacacaaacaaaaacatgCAAGCCAAGACCAACAACAATGCATGCAATATTTATCTTACTTTGTGTTCCATTTAAATATCCAGCAAACGTTGAGTGACAACCAGTTGAAGCATGTTCAGATCCATCCACAGCATGCTTGTTATAATGGGACACAAGAGCCCCATCTATAGCTGGATATTCACGGCCCACTGCAGCAGCTAAACTGAATAAGCTTGGTCGCCTGAATCCTAGCGGAGCTGAAAAATCAGGTTTCATAGTGACTTCAGCAACTGGAGCATTTATATTGAAGTGGCTGCCTTTATTGTTGAATACTTTATTTTTACTGGCTGTATTTAACTCACTGGAGTTAATTTTAGAGAAGTGGTGTAAACTCCATGATTGTACGTTTTGATTTTGTTGGTCTTGACCATAAATTGGGTTTTGGCTGGATACATTGCTTGACTCTCTGAGCAATTCTTGATTTGTACAATTAGTCCAAGGTTCCTTACCAGATTCAGTCAAGGTCCACGCTGAGCTACACCTAGAAGTCGAGTTAGAAATTTGTTGTCTGCCACTCTCCAAATAGAGATTTGACATAGACTCTGCTCTTGGTCTACTCTTTGTAAGTGATCGTGAAACCTGACTATGGGACTGTTTGTGACTGTTTTGAAGTTTTGCTTCATTTAGATCAGAGTGACAATGTTGTTTGTGCAGAATATCCCCACTTGAAAAATTCAAAACGTTTCCTACTGAGTAGCATCTAGACTGGATGGAAGAATGTGGTATGTGATCGTTCTTTAAATTAGTCAGATTCTGACAGCTGCCTGCTGTTAGGTGCTCTTTGAAAACAACTTTTCCGTAGTTTTTCACATTCTGGTTTAGATGTCTAACACATTCTTTTTGATTGATGTTTTGTTCAGATGTATATTCCATTTCCTCTTGTAGTTGTTCTGGTTGAAATAAAGGGTTATTTTCTTCTGAAACATCTTTGCGAATTAAGCTTAGTAATAGGCACTCTGTTGATTTGAAAGAGTGTGTATGTCTATTCAAATGCTGTGATTTTGCTGGCTGTGGGCAATAGAGCTCATCCAAATTCTTGCGCTTTCCTTGCGATCTGTTTGAGACCATGATGTAGCCACACAAAACTAGCAGAAAACCAAAACACGTTTAGATACACTGAATGCAAATGAACAGCAAACATTAGCAATGAGCTCAGCAAGGACAAAATATAAAGCTCACTGCAAAGTGTGTTAGTAACATTGAAAACACAGACTGTAAAATACATGCAGCAACAGTTACTGATGGGCATAATTAACTTTAATGTTTATATCCCTTCTGAAAAGCACTTGTAAAAACTATAGGTCAAAGCAAGCATCAAGTATCATAAAAAAATCAGATTCACAGCTACAGATGGTAGAATCTTTCCATTATTCTTGTTTCCATGGACCTACCCAATATATTTACAAAGAGTTCATAAAATTCAAATGTAAGTAGAGGCTCAGGAAGGTTCACAAAGTAGTCTGCAACTGTTTTGAATACATCTCGCTCAAAACCAGGATAACTTGGCTGGGTCAGGTCATTGTTCCGGGGCCCTGCAAAAACATAACAACACTAATATTAACaaaaatacagggggaagcaaTAATGAAGTTCAAACAAAGTACCAGGACCTGTATAAAACTAAGTAGAATAAGTTCAAAGCATTTCCAGCTAAAATTTTTAAATTGTTACAAATTTCACATCTCAATGTCTCATCGGTATTATTCTCACCATATTCAGCAAGTGGTGGATAGAAGCCTTGCTATAGGCTTTGAGCATATCACCTATGCTGACATTTCAGTTCAGCTCTTCCACCAGAGGGCACGCAACAGTATTTTCTGACAGATATTCTTATGTCTCAATTTACAATGAATAATAGAAAAAGCAAAAAACTATTACTGGCAGATTCCCTGCGATGTTTCTTAAGGTAAATCAGCAAATTCAATTTTGTACCAAAGGATATTTGGATTACATTGGAGTTAACATAAATTTAaagtgaaaccaaaagagaaaatgctggaaaatctcagtaggtctggcaacatctgtaaggagagaatagagctgacgttttgagtctaattgacc
The sequence above is drawn from the Chiloscyllium punctatum isolate Juve2018m chromosome 7, sChiPun1.3, whole genome shotgun sequence genome and encodes:
- the LOC140479842 gene encoding DEP domain-containing protein 1A-like isoform X1, with amino-acid sequence MESRIITPGPYRATKLWNELTKLFRAGMPLKKHRMHLKKYTNCFMASEAVDWLHELLRSNSNFGPEVTRQQTLQLLRKFLKNHVIEDIKGRWGAENLDDNSQLYRFPTTSPLKVVPSPPPFHKTNAASRSTKVKGGFCELPKTMTKENDILQFQVNAEETDKEMPEVISEEPKIHVRQVTQTDIEETWREVALNHLQKILGLAALNDVLDFSQVIPQYILYNVHNVSKHGVVILQDKSEDLPHWVLSAMKCLANWPRNNDLTQPSYPGFERDVFKTVADYFVNLPEPLLTFEFYELFVNILVLCGYIMVSNRSQGKRKNLDELYCPQPAKSQHLNRHTHSFKSTECLLLSLIRKDVSEENNPLFQPEQLQEEMEYTSEQNINQKECVRHLNQNVKNYGKVVFKEHLTAGSCQNLTNLKNDHIPHSSIQSRCYSVGNVLNFSSGDILHKQHCHSDLNEAKLQNSHKQSHSQVSRSLTKSRPRAESMSNLYLESGRQQISNSTSRCSSAWTLTESGKEPWTNCTNQELLRESSNVSSQNPIYGQDQQNQNVQSWSLHHFSKINSSELNTASKNKVFNNKGSHFNINAPVAEVTMKPDFSAPLGFRRPSLFSLAAAVGREYPAIDGALVSHYNKHAVDGSEHASTGCHSTFAGYLNGTQSLLQPQLERIAIEALQICCLFLPPPNRRKLQLLMRMISRISQNVDMPQLHEAMGTRMLVVQTFSRCILRCENEADLDELLGTRLVSFILDHHQEILQVPPYLQNAVDNHIRHLQKVQITYPCTNMNAEVPMYTFCKQISTKEFEEQKVSVSQIAIAELLENIVEDKKMSIKDKRKKLKQFQREYPEMYQNRFPTTDSEAKLFQDKPKIKQPMLITMKRPLKSLQKMQRLRY
- the LOC140479842 gene encoding DEP domain-containing protein 1A-like isoform X2, translating into MESRIITPGPYRATKLWNELTKLFRAGMPLKKHRMHLKKYTNCFMASEAVDWLHELLRSNSNFGPEVTRQQTLQLLRKFLKNHVIEDIKGRWGAENLDDNSQLYRFPTTSPLKVVPSPPPFHKTNAASRSTKVKGGFCELPKTMTKENDILQFQVNAEETDKEMPEVISEEPKIHVRQVTQTDIEETWREVALNHLQKILGLAALNDVLDFSQVIPQYILYNVHNVSKHGVVILQDKSEDLPHWVLSAMKCLANWPRNNDLTQPSYPGFERDVFKTVADYFVNLPEPLLTFEFYELFVNILVLCGYIMVSNRSQGKRKNLDELYCPQPAKSQHLNRHTHSFKSTECLLLSLIRKDVSEENNPLFQPEQLQEEMEYTSEQNINQKECVRHLNQNVKNYGKVVFKEHLTAGSCQNLTNLKNDHIPHSSIQSRCYSVGNVLNFSSGDILHKQHCHSDLNEAKLQNSHKQSHSQVSRSLTKSRPRAESMSNLYLESGRQQISNSTSRCSSAWTLTESGKEPWTNCTNQELLRESSNVSSQNPIYGQDQQNQNVQSWSLHHFSKINSSELNTASKNKVFNNKGSHFNINAPVAEVTMKPDFSAPLGFRRPSLFSLAAAVGREYPAIDGALVSHYNKHAVDGSEHASTGCHSTFAGYLNGTQSLLQPQLERIAIEALQICCLFLPPPNRRKLQLLMRMISRISQNVDMPQLHEAMGTRMLVVQTFSRCILRCENEADLDELLGTRLVSFILDHHQEILQVPPYLQNAVDNHIRHLQKVQITYPCTNMNAEVPMYTFCKQISTKEFEEQKVSVSQIAIAELLENIVEDKKMSIKDKRKKLNSKENIQKCIKTASPQLTARPSFSRISPRSSNRC